The Mobula birostris isolate sMobBir1 chromosome 14, sMobBir1.hap1, whole genome shotgun sequence genome includes a region encoding these proteins:
- the cyp19a1a gene encoding aromatase encodes MRELALDKNLLQMSQPAYQNTTTGVVPQVASRATVPVLLLLGLLLIFVKLSQKKATLPGPSFCLGIGPLISYGRFLWMGIGSASNYYNAKYGEIVRVWIQGEETLIISRPSAANHVMKKTHYISRFGNKHALQCIGMGENGVIFNNNPSIWKQTRFYFAKALTGPSLQRTLALTVESTRDHLKKLLGGNDTTCVDILLLLRAITLDIANRLFLRVPLHEVEIVAKIQKYFDTWQTLLLRPDIFFKFKWMYKKYEKAAQDLQNTVEELLLKKQQELRDTEKLQDSTDFATDLIFAQTHGKLTSDNVRQSLLEILIAGPDTMSVSVYFMLLLIAQRPEVEKKIMEEIQAVTGNREVQNNDLQQLKILDNFINESMRHQPVVDITMRKALKDDVIDGFRVKKGTNIIINLGRMHKDDFFLKPYEFNLENFTESVPRHYFRPFGFGPRSCVGKYVAMVMMKGILVTMLKQFAVHSHNGDNVQNMKHINHLSFHPNESQTLYMSFTPRNQAQD; translated from the exons ATGAGAGAGCTTGCCTTGGACAAGAATTTGTTGCAGATGAGCCAGCCAGCCTATCAAAATACAACAACTGGGGTGGTGCCGCAGGTGGCATCGAGGGCCACAGTTCCCGTCCTGCTTCTCCTGGGACTGCTTCTCATTTTTGTCAAGCTCTCTCAAAAGAAAGCAACCTTGCCAG GTCCTTCTTTCTGTCTGGGCATTGGACCTCTCATCTCTTATGGTAGATTCTTGTGGATGGGAATTGGCAGTGCCAGCAATTATTATAATGCAAAATATGGCGAGATAGTGAGAGTGTGGATCCAGGGTGAGGAAACACTTATTATTAGCAG ACCCTCTGCTGCCAACCACGTGATGAAGAAAACTCACTACATCTCCAGGTTTGGAAACAAGCATGCCCTTCAGTGCATTGGCATGGGTGAAAATGGCGTCATTTTCAATAATAATCCTTCCATCTGGAAACAGACACGGTTTTATTTTGCTAAAG ccctgactGGCCCCAGTCTCCAGAGGACTCTTGCATTGACTGTGGAGTCTACTCGTGATCACTTGAAGAAGCTGTTAGGAGGGAACGATACCACCTGTGTAGATATTCTGCTCCTCCTGAGGGCCATAACTTTAGACATCGCCAACCGTCTATTCCTCCGAGTGCCTCTGCACG AGGTAGAAATTGTGGCCAAAATTCAGAAGTACTTTGACACATGGCAGACACTGCTACTGAGACCTGATatcttcttcaaattcaaatgGATGTACAAGAAGTATGAAAAGGCTGC TCAGGATCTGCAAAATACAGTAGAAGAGCTGTTACTGAAGAAGCAACAAGAACTGAGAGATACTGAGAAACTGCAAGACAGTACTGACTTTGCAACTGACTTGATTTTTGCACAG ACACATGGAAAGCTGACTTCAGACAATGTCAGACAGAGCCTGCTAGAAATCTTGATAGCAGGACCCGACACAATGTCGGTCAGCGTCTACTTTATGTTGTTACTCATAGCGCAGCGTCCTGAGGTGGAGAAGAAAATAATGGAAGAGATTCAGGCAGTTACAG GGAATAGGGAAGTACAGAACAATGACCTACAGCAGCTGAAGATATTGGACAATTTTATCAATGAGAGCATGAGGCACCAGCCAGTGGTGGACATAACCATGCGCAAGGCGCTGAAGGACGATGTGATCGATGGCTTCCGAGTGAAGAAGGGTACCAACATCATCATAAATTTGGGCCGCATGCATAAGGATGATTTTTTTCTCAAGCCATatgagttcaatctggaaaatttCACTGAAAGT GTGCCTCGTCACTACTTCCGGCCATTTGGCTTTGGTCCTCGCTCCTGCGTGGGAAAATATGTCGCCATGGTGATGATGAAAGGTATCTTGGTGACAATGTTAAAGCAATTCGCGGTCCATTCACATAATGGAGACAACGTACAAAATATGAAACATATAAACCACTTGTCCTTCCATCCTAATGAATCACAGACTCTCTACATGAGTTTTACTCCGAGGAATCAAGCACAGGATTAA